In one Helicobacter ibis genomic region, the following are encoded:
- the pyrE gene encoding orotate phosphoribosyltransferase has protein sequence MDIKQVYIDSKALLEGHFLLSSGKHSPYYLQSARIMEYPQKSEIVIKELSKLILDSGIRIDSVCSPALGGLLVGYELARSLNVRFIFTERVNGKMELRRGFSVRKGEKILVCEDIITTGGSAVECGNEVRKYGAEVMAYAALANRGICSIYNDNNPQQDSCKLNPNIPLFALGNFVFDTYEVDDCPLCKGGSVAIKPGSRGN, from the coding sequence ATGGATATAAAGCAGGTTTATATAGATTCTAAGGCTCTCTTGGAGGGACATTTTTTACTAAGTAGTGGCAAACATTCTCCGTATTATCTGCAATCTGCTAGAATAATGGAATATCCTCAAAAATCAGAGATTGTAATCAAAGAGTTATCTAAGTTGATATTGGATTCTGGAATTAGAATAGATAGTGTATGCTCTCCTGCTCTTGGCGGTTTATTGGTTGGATATGAGCTTGCTAGGTCATTGAATGTAAGGTTTATATTCACAGAAAGAGTAAATGGTAAAATGGAGCTAAGGCGTGGGTTTAGTGTTAGAAAAGGTGAGAAGATTCTTGTGTGCGAAGATATAATAACTACAGGTGGATCGGCTGTAGAATGTGGCAATGAAGTAAGAAAATATGGTGCTGAAGTTATGGCTTATGCAGCATTAGCTAATCGTGGGATATGTTCTATATATAATGACAACAATCCACAACAAGATTCTTGTAAGCTAAATCCAAATATTCCACTATTTGCATTGGGCAACTTTGTATTTGATACCTATGAGGTCGATGATTGTCCTTTGTGCAAAGGAGGGAGTGTAGCAATAAAGCCGGGAAGTCGTGGTAATTAA
- a CDS encoding RDD family protein, protein MRFRHVKKISKKIITHDNNDNLATFFDRFKAQVVDTFMIYMPILYFITYVIMGSAEAFRDSVLAPFFGVILYGIVVSIFMSFGGQTPGKKAYEIIVKRDDNKKITFLFAMTRFFLFLVSGFLIFGIFMPLFRKDKKTLHDLILQTKVCKKV, encoded by the coding sequence ATGCGATTTAGGCATGTAAAGAAAATATCCAAAAAAATCATTACACATGATAATAATGATAACTTGGCTACATTTTTTGATAGATTCAAAGCCCAAGTTGTAGATACTTTTATGATTTATATGCCTATTTTGTATTTTATTACTTATGTTATTATGGGCAGTGCAGAGGCTTTTAGAGATTCTGTTTTAGCGCCTTTTTTCGGTGTTATTTTATATGGGATTGTAGTTAGTATTTTTATGTCATTTGGTGGGCAAACACCAGGTAAAAAAGCTTATGAAATCATTGTAAAAAGAGATGATAATAAGAAAATTACTTTTTTATTTGCAATGACTAGATTCTTTTTATTTTTGGTTTCTGGTTTTTTGATATTTGGTATTTTTATGCCCTTATTTAGGAAAGATAAGAAAACTTTGCATGATTTGATATTGCAGACAAAAGTGTGTAAAAAGGTATAA
- a CDS encoding F0F1 ATP synthase subunit A, which yields MNSIFTFAGLISHDHDFIIAFHVVLVAIIAFILARFATAKMQVIPGTIQNVFEAFLSGVIFMAKDVIGEEKAKHYLPLTATLAFFVFLANAIGIIPGFESPSSSLSFTLTLALVVFVYYNFEGIRTFGIVKYLAHFAGPVKALAPLMFPIEIISHCSRVVSLSFRLFGNIKGDDMFLLVMLMLAPWVAPLPAFLILTFMAFLQAFIFMILTYVFLAGATLASEEGH from the coding sequence ATGAATTCTATTTTTACATTTGCTGGACTTATAAGTCATGACCATGATTTTATCATTGCATTTCATGTTGTGTTGGTTGCTATTATTGCATTTATATTAGCTAGATTTGCCACTGCAAAGATGCAAGTAATTCCGGGAACTATACAAAATGTTTTTGAAGCATTTTTAAGTGGTGTAATTTTCATGGCTAAAGATGTTATTGGAGAGGAGAAGGCAAAGCATTATCTTCCTTTGACTGCCACTTTAGCTTTTTTTGTATTTTTGGCTAATGCTATTGGTATAATACCTGGCTTTGAATCTCCTTCATCAAGTCTTAGCTTCACACTTACTTTGGCTTTAGTCGTGTTTGTTTATTATAATTTTGAGGGGATTAGGACCTTTGGTATTGTGAAGTATTTAGCACATTTTGCAGGTCCCGTAAAAGCACTTGCACCATTGATGTTCCCAATAGAGATTATTTCTCATTGCTCTAGGGTTGTATCATTATCATTTCGTTTGTTTGGTAATATCAAGGGTGATGATATGTTTTTACTTGTTATGTTGATGTTGGCTCCTTGGGTTGCTCCATTACCTGCATTTTTAATCCTTACTTTTATGGCATTTTTACAAGCATTTATTTTTATGATTCTTACTTATGTATTCTTAGCCGGTGCTACATTAGCAAGTGAGGAAGGGCATTAA
- a CDS encoding thiamine phosphate synthase has product MRKGIKSYLITDCNLYPKDKKEFCSFYHSILDSHKVDFACFRDKSNVYNPHLLESFLELNLRYKIKSFINSNYKLALEFGFDGLHCNSYQINLIKPAKDKKLMVFFSGHNERDIMDSSLQGADAVTISPIFHSPNKGEPLGVRALEELTISNASINIIALGGITSIEQIKKISHIPLFGFASIRYFLS; this is encoded by the coding sequence GTGAGGAAGGGCATTAAATCATATCTAATAACAGATTGTAATTTATACCCAAAAGACAAAAAGGAGTTTTGCTCCTTTTACCACTCTATATTAGATTCTCATAAAGTGGATTTTGCTTGTTTTAGGGATAAGAGTAATGTGTATAATCCGCATCTTCTTGAATCTTTTTTAGAACTTAATTTACGATATAAGATAAAATCATTTATTAATAGTAATTACAAGTTGGCTTTAGAGTTTGGCTTTGATGGATTGCATTGTAATTCATATCAAATAAATTTGATAAAACCAGCAAAAGACAAGAAGCTAATGGTATTTTTTAGTGGACATAATGAAAGGGATATTATGGATTCTAGTTTGCAAGGCGCAGATGCAGTTACAATTAGCCCAATTTTTCACTCTCCAAATAAAGGAGAGCCATTAGGAGTTAGAGCATTAGAAGAGCTTACAATAAGTAATGCAAGTATTAATATTATAGCATTAGGTGGTATAACTTCTATTGAACAAATTAAGAAAATTTCACATATTCCGCTTTTTGGCTTTGCTTCAATTAGATATTTTTTATCATAA